A stretch of the Dioscorea cayenensis subsp. rotundata cultivar TDr96_F1 chromosome 4, TDr96_F1_v2_PseudoChromosome.rev07_lg8_w22 25.fasta, whole genome shotgun sequence genome encodes the following:
- the LOC120258250 gene encoding monothiol glutaredoxin-S3-like: protein MAMELRRVWPAPTKDPVVAVEEGGVKGMVEGSAVVVVGRKGCCMSHVARRLLQGLGVNPTVCEIGEGSPEEIVLMDEISEMDGGDARILAATMFPVVFIGGKLVGGLDRLMAVHISGELVPILKEAGALWL from the coding sequence atggcGATGGAGCTGAGACGCGTTTGGCCGGCACCGACGAAGGATCCGGTGGTGGCGGTGGAAGAGGGAGGAGTGAAAGGAATGGTAGAGGGAAGCGCGGTGGTGGTTGTGGGTAGAAAAGGTTGTTGTATGAGTCACGTGGCTCGGCGATTGCTTCAAGGATTGGGGGTGAATCCGACGGTGTGTGAGATCGGCGAAGGATCACCGGAGGAGATTGTTTTGATGGATGAGATTTCAGAGATGGACGGTGGAGATGCTAGGATATTGGCTGCAACGATGTTTCCGGTGGTGTTCATTGGTGGGAAATTGGTTGGGGGTTTGGATCGGCTCATGGCCGTTCATATTTCCGGTGAGCTTGTTCCCATCTTGAAAGAAGCTGGTGCTCTTTGGCTTTAA